In a single window of the Streptomyces sp. NBC_00094 genome:
- a CDS encoding ABC transporter ATP-binding protein, producing MLELTGLAGGYGQAAVVRPTDLTVRGGEITALIGRNGAGKTTLLRTVFGLADRHAGAVALDGRTLPPGRPELLARAGATLMPEDRGVFPALSVAENLRLARRRDVVPAVDPYTVFPLLTDRARQQAGTLSGGQKQQLGIARAMLAGRTLIAVDELTQGLQPSVVADVLEALGAIAAAGVAVLLVDQHAGALLDHSRHVVVMEAGRVVLDAPNEPGLRDRLDDILAVR from the coding sequence ATGCTCGAACTGACGGGCCTCGCCGGCGGATACGGTCAGGCCGCCGTCGTCCGGCCGACCGACCTGACCGTGCGCGGCGGCGAGATCACCGCCCTCATCGGCCGCAACGGCGCCGGCAAGACGACCCTGCTGCGGACCGTCTTCGGTCTCGCCGACCGGCACGCCGGCGCCGTCGCCCTCGACGGCCGGACCCTGCCCCCGGGCCGACCCGAGCTCCTGGCCCGGGCCGGAGCCACGCTGATGCCCGAGGACCGGGGCGTCTTCCCCGCGCTCTCGGTCGCCGAGAACCTCCGCCTCGCCCGCCGCCGCGACGTCGTCCCCGCCGTCGACCCGTACACCGTCTTCCCGCTGCTCACGGACCGCGCCCGGCAGCAGGCCGGGACGCTCTCCGGCGGGCAGAAGCAGCAACTGGGCATCGCCCGCGCCATGCTGGCGGGCCGGACCCTGATCGCGGTCGACGAACTGACCCAGGGCCTCCAGCCCTCGGTGGTCGCCGACGTCCTGGAGGCCCTCGGCGCGATCGCCGCCGCCGGGGTGGCCGTCCTCCTCGTCGACCAGCACGCCGGCGCACTCCTCGACCACAGCCGGCACGTCGTGGTGATGGAGGCCGGACGCGTCGTCCTCGACGCGCCGAACGAACCCGGTCTGCGCGACCGCCTCGACGACATCCTCGCGGTCCGCTGA
- a CDS encoding amidase, with translation MDPFASATDLAAAIRRRDLSPVEVAETYLRRIAEHDGELAAFTWLDEDAVLAAARRAEQAVVDGGPLAPFHGVPVPVKELTQVEGQPATYGSYGVDDRPRTLTEPVISRLLDAGFLLMGRTNSPEMGLLSTTDNSRFGSTRNPWSHEHSSGGSSGGAAAAVAAGLAPVAHANDGGGSIRMPSSSCGLLGLKPSRGRVPQQVPGWEHATVEGAITRTTRDAAALLDAMSVPDRLAMYQAPAPERPYLDEAGRDGGRLRIGLLTEAPTGLPVDPQCVEAVEHTARLLVSLGHDVAPASPRFFSEKAIVGYAQTVLDAALWAAPYQQPELAEPHLRFRMDRAAGRHSGEYTRAATLLAEEARAVRAQWGQEFDLLLTPTMACLPPPVDALLKEANADPGGPRTTETQMISFTSICNITGQPAVSLPTFTSAEGLPVGSQLIAGPWDEAALLRVAAELEELDRWQLRRPARYQG, from the coding sequence ATGGACCCGTTCGCCTCAGCCACCGACCTCGCGGCGGCGATCCGCCGGCGCGACCTCAGCCCCGTCGAGGTCGCCGAGACCTACCTCCGGCGGATCGCGGAGCACGACGGCGAACTCGCCGCCTTCACCTGGCTCGACGAGGACGCCGTCCTCGCCGCCGCCCGCCGCGCCGAACAGGCCGTCGTCGACGGCGGCCCCCTCGCGCCCTTCCACGGAGTGCCCGTCCCCGTGAAGGAGTTGACCCAGGTCGAGGGCCAGCCCGCGACCTACGGCTCGTACGGGGTCGACGACCGCCCCCGTACCCTCACCGAGCCGGTGATCAGCCGACTGCTCGACGCCGGGTTCCTCCTCATGGGCCGCACCAACTCACCCGAGATGGGCCTCCTGTCGACCACCGACAACAGCCGCTTCGGCAGCACCCGCAACCCCTGGAGCCACGAGCACTCCTCCGGCGGCTCCAGCGGTGGCGCCGCCGCGGCCGTCGCCGCCGGCCTCGCGCCCGTCGCCCACGCCAACGACGGCGGCGGCTCGATCCGTATGCCGTCCTCCTCCTGCGGCCTGCTCGGCCTGAAGCCCAGCCGTGGCCGCGTCCCCCAGCAGGTGCCGGGCTGGGAGCACGCCACCGTCGAGGGCGCCATCACCCGTACGACCCGGGACGCCGCCGCGCTGCTCGACGCGATGTCCGTACCCGACCGGCTCGCCATGTACCAGGCACCCGCCCCCGAGCGCCCCTACCTCGACGAGGCCGGCCGCGACGGCGGACGCCTCAGGATCGGCCTCCTCACCGAGGCGCCCACCGGGCTCCCCGTCGACCCGCAGTGCGTCGAGGCGGTCGAGCACACCGCCCGGCTGCTCGTCTCCCTCGGCCACGACGTCGCCCCCGCCTCCCCCCGCTTCTTCAGCGAGAAGGCGATCGTCGGCTACGCGCAGACCGTCCTGGACGCAGCGCTCTGGGCCGCCCCCTACCAACAGCCGGAACTCGCGGAACCGCACCTTCGGTTCCGGATGGACCGGGCCGCCGGCCGGCATTCGGGCGAGTACACCCGGGCCGCGACCCTGCTCGCCGAGGAGGCCCGCGCGGTCCGCGCGCAGTGGGGCCAGGAGTTCGACCTCCTGCTCACTCCCACCATGGCCTGCCTGCCGCCGCCGGTGGACGCCCTGCTCAAGGAGGCCAACGCGGACCCCGGCGGCCCGCGCACCACCGAGACGCAGATGATCTCCTTCACCTCGATCTGCAACATCACCGGGCAGCCCGCCGTCAGCCTGCCCACCTTCACGTCGGCCGAGGGACTCCCCGTCGGCAGCCAGCTGATCGCCGGGCCCTGGGACGAGGCCGCCCTCCTCCGGGTCGCCGCCGAACTGGAGGAGCTCGACCGCTGGCAGCTCCGCCGCCCCGCGCGCTACCAGGGCTGA